From a region of the Neobacillus niacini genome:
- a CDS encoding glycosyl hydrolase family 95 catalytic domain-containing protein, with protein sequence MHVVKYENAESGWNEALPLGNGNFGGMVFFEEHKLTMALNHYEVYYKKLHRYSEKYKSGEGPHFDKVFGFTFDEMKQRAKERQRDPEQGSYFLYTDALWNSAFYRRYGKPGGGATHYPTGEIQLVPHEELSDPDHYSLQLNVEKACIDFQIEKESNKLDARTIVTQNEDFVVTQINQTNSTLLKAVVMSIPSRRYANMTIHYHQLNDTTFYYTGSFYPDGEDKEYGPFSFLVMMRLIGAKGHPEIASNGMDIHIHDAERKVTLITTVVTEEETKELLQTATQRLDNAVHFLTDKVTHHKQHWETFWKKSSITLPDKMVEDLWYVNLYAIACSSGKGGRMYEQACGLNGLWDIKQPTKWGSMWYWDVNIQAAFWPLYTANHLEIAEAFNDGLLSFTSLAEKMATQFHGLQGYAGDYPFPLYLSTWPWCAQFLWHYYKFSMDQDFLKEKAYPLFKQILTFFEGYLHIDNETGHYVVLPDISPEQGPVTMNSTITLATVGFLLNISIEANVILGEEEADREKWSELLARLAPYPIAVSKKYGEIIKDSEWAPADLHLRHPSVLMPIYPIGEINKHSEEPIRKRAENTLRYVQENTEFGVFQFGWLSCAASRLGKGNTALRLLYEQGIDLSLRPNGLFSEETERWINYCNITNEPLYYPHMMEASGEMVASVNEMLLQSYNGIIDVFPAVPSGEPENERKVGLYDHEVEKNVRMYERWEDCEFHGLLAEGAFEVSAVMKKGRTTFVKIKSLMGNRFVMRNPYESAEKLTVASFDRSSWESMEHDQDGEYISFFTEKNGEYAIFPQRDESTNLDVHPNRLFAIDTFLSPIERGNEGTDPRMHEAHTSRRVFLGKNKDTHHMKMLDHFTFDYYSGNYRESRTAVYRLDFGTAKNQPVKDYSKAIPRQLHMGGGIGQDFRKISSETVFTSYTGFGWKNSDDLIAIDRNGPDEIRRDFVGGETEKAFLLELPKGRYDMLFVSGDNDAPSYTEVEIEGQSVWKPEKALRAGEFVTEILPIIQRKDGFLNIHFRSQRGLSWKINLLIFNKNYTYL encoded by the coding sequence GTGCATGTAGTAAAATACGAAAATGCAGAAAGTGGTTGGAATGAGGCTTTGCCACTTGGAAATGGAAATTTTGGAGGAATGGTATTCTTCGAGGAACATAAGCTGACTATGGCCTTGAATCATTATGAGGTTTACTATAAGAAACTTCATCGTTACAGCGAAAAGTATAAAAGTGGCGAAGGACCTCATTTCGATAAAGTATTTGGCTTCACGTTTGATGAAATGAAACAAAGGGCAAAAGAAAGGCAACGAGATCCCGAGCAAGGCTCGTATTTTTTATACACCGATGCCTTATGGAACAGCGCTTTTTATAGAAGGTATGGGAAACCTGGAGGGGGGGCAACACATTATCCAACTGGTGAAATTCAGCTTGTACCACATGAGGAATTGTCTGACCCTGATCACTATTCTCTTCAGCTTAACGTGGAGAAGGCGTGCATCGATTTCCAGATTGAGAAAGAAAGCAACAAACTTGACGCACGTACGATCGTAACCCAAAACGAGGATTTTGTCGTCACCCAAATCAATCAGACGAATTCGACTTTATTGAAAGCTGTCGTTATGTCTATCCCGTCCAGAAGATATGCAAATATGACCATACACTATCACCAGTTGAACGACACAACCTTCTATTATACAGGCTCTTTCTATCCAGATGGTGAAGATAAAGAATACGGCCCGTTTAGCTTTCTCGTGATGATGAGGCTAATCGGAGCGAAGGGACATCCTGAGATTGCATCCAATGGTATGGACATCCATATACACGATGCTGAGAGGAAAGTCACCCTTATCACAACGGTTGTAACGGAAGAGGAAACAAAGGAGCTTTTGCAGACGGCCACACAAAGATTAGACAACGCTGTCCACTTTTTGACTGACAAAGTCACCCATCACAAGCAACATTGGGAAACCTTTTGGAAGAAATCTTCAATTACTTTGCCTGATAAAATGGTGGAGGATTTATGGTACGTTAATTTGTACGCGATTGCCTGCAGTAGTGGAAAAGGGGGAAGAATGTATGAGCAGGCATGCGGGTTAAACGGTTTGTGGGATATAAAACAACCGACGAAATGGGGCAGCATGTGGTATTGGGATGTTAACATTCAGGCCGCCTTTTGGCCGCTCTATACGGCAAATCACCTTGAGATTGCCGAAGCATTTAATGACGGTTTGTTGTCTTTCACATCTCTTGCTGAAAAAATGGCAACGCAGTTCCACGGGCTACAAGGATATGCGGGAGATTATCCGTTCCCCTTGTATTTAAGCACATGGCCTTGGTGTGCTCAGTTTTTATGGCATTATTACAAATTCAGCATGGACCAAGACTTTTTGAAAGAGAAAGCTTATCCGTTGTTTAAGCAAATTCTCACATTTTTCGAAGGTTATCTCCATATCGACAATGAAACAGGGCATTACGTCGTCCTTCCTGATATTTCACCAGAACAAGGTCCTGTAACGATGAATTCTACCATTACGCTTGCGACAGTCGGTTTTTTATTAAATATTTCAATCGAGGCAAATGTCATTCTGGGTGAAGAGGAAGCCGATCGTGAAAAATGGAGTGAACTACTAGCCCGATTAGCTCCTTATCCAATAGCCGTTTCGAAAAAATATGGCGAAATCATCAAAGATTCCGAGTGGGCACCTGCTGATTTGCATTTAAGGCACCCATCCGTCCTTATGCCGATTTATCCTATTGGAGAAATTAACAAACATAGCGAAGAACCTATAAGAAAAAGGGCGGAAAATACGCTGCGTTATGTACAGGAAAATACGGAGTTCGGTGTGTTTCAGTTTGGCTGGCTCTCGTGTGCCGCTTCAAGGCTTGGAAAAGGGAACACGGCGCTAAGACTGCTTTATGAGCAAGGCATCGATTTGTCATTACGGCCAAACGGGTTATTTTCCGAGGAAACGGAGAGGTGGATTAACTATTGTAATATTACAAATGAACCGCTGTACTATCCGCATATGATGGAAGCTTCTGGCGAAATGGTCGCCTCCGTTAACGAAATGCTGCTGCAAAGTTATAACGGAATTATCGATGTATTCCCGGCTGTTCCATCAGGTGAACCCGAAAATGAGCGTAAGGTCGGCCTTTACGATCACGAGGTCGAAAAGAATGTGCGGATGTACGAAAGATGGGAGGATTGTGAATTCCATGGCCTGCTTGCCGAAGGAGCCTTCGAAGTGAGTGCCGTTATGAAAAAGGGACGAACGACCTTTGTTAAAATCAAAAGCTTAATGGGAAACAGGTTCGTTATGCGAAATCCATATGAATCAGCCGAAAAGTTAACCGTCGCAAGTTTTGACAGGTCATCTTGGGAGAGTATGGAGCACGATCAGGACGGTGAATACATTTCTTTTTTTACCGAAAAAAATGGAGAGTATGCGATTTTTCCGCAAAGGGATGAAAGTACGAACCTAGATGTTCATCCAAATCGGCTTTTTGCTATAGATACGTTTCTTTCTCCTATTGAAAGAGGGAATGAAGGGACCGATCCACGAATGCATGAAGCCCATACGTCCCGAAGAGTTTTCTTAGGGAAAAATAAAGATACACATCATATGAAGATGCTGGATCATTTTACATTCGATTATTATTCCGGCAATTACCGAGAATCGCGAACCGCCGTTTACCGATTAGACTTTGGAACGGCTAAGAATCAACCGGTAAAAGATTATTCCAAAGCAATCCCAAGACAGCTTCATATGGGAGGTGGGATCGGTCAAGATTTCCGAAAAATATCGTCAGAAACGGTATTTACTTCGTATACAGGGTTTGGCTGGAAAAATTCAGACGATTTAATAGCGATTGATCGAAATGGGCCCGATGAGATTCGGAGGGATTTCGTTGGTGGCGAAACTGAAAAGGCATT
- a CDS encoding carbohydrate-binding protein, producing MQNASKSIEVIRQYLKVTPVSEALKGIVVEGEDFSAQGGGSVNIVTKPAASEGKAINLWDHSGHWLEWKVSVPRSGKYKVVVRYSTDSTTSNRDFSIEGGSELYFNFPTTKGWNNWSDVMLTDINGNPLEFNLENGEHVFHMTNVSSPLNIDYIKLVEVN from the coding sequence ATCCAGAATGCCTCCAAAAGCATAGAAGTTATCCGTCAATACTTAAAGGTTACTCCGGTATCAGAGGCGCTTAAAGGCATTGTTGTAGAAGGGGAAGACTTTTCAGCCCAAGGGGGAGGTTCTGTTAATATCGTTACTAAGCCAGCGGCATCTGAGGGCAAGGCCATTAATTTATGGGATCATTCCGGTCATTGGCTCGAGTGGAAAGTTAGTGTACCGCGTTCAGGGAAATACAAAGTTGTCGTCCGATATAGTACAGACTCAACTACATCTAATCGTGATTTTTCAATTGAAGGAGGATCAGAGTTGTATTTTAATTTTCCTACAACGAAAGGGTGGAATAATTGGAGTGATGTGATGTTGACCGACATAAATGGAAATCCGCTTGAATTTAATCTAGAGAATGGTGAACATGTCTTCCATATGACAAACGTCTCCTCCCCTTTGAACATTGACTATATAAAACTAGTAGAAGTTAATTGA
- a CDS encoding polysaccharide lyase family 8 super-sandwich domain-containing protein, producing the protein MRRLGFKMVSILVTVLLLVPMFTAFDGKDVAAAETTDEYTMLREKWKGYLTGGSGFDRNDPDISSFVKGIDARVTNEEGTGAWDTMDRSENRKYLWSDLTSTTDSADVSNNYYRLKDMALAYSSEGSKLYQNQVLKQDIISGLDWMYANRYNEKKSEYGNWWNWEIGAPMTLKDILVVMYEDLSADQIDNYTKAIDRFVPDPTKRTNYPSLRETGANRMDKALIVIIRGIVGKSSERISTGRDALSQVFEYVTDGDGFYKDGSFVQHNYVPYNGSYGIVLMDHLADVLYILAESTWKVTDPNLQNVYNWVFDSFEPLIYKGAMMDMTRGRAISREGTQDHSAGRSVIIPILQLSEAAPPDVAVKIKSMVKYWIESDKTFDNYVAGLNINDMLLVKRVMKDSSITPRGELVKHQVFAAMDQVVHRRPGFGFGMSMSSKRIANFEYINGENKKGWYTGDGMTYLYNNDLTQFSDGFWPTVDMFRLPGTTTDGSQGTLKNDYYYLNSKTWVGGSSIDGLYGATGMEFDLENSSLTGKKSWFSFDDEIVALGAGITGSDDKKAETIVENRKLNDSGNSALTVNRETKSNQLGWSETMEKVNWAHLKGDVQGADIGYYFPGTSTVSGLREARTGSWKDINIGGSDKQITNNYISLALDHGVNPNNASYSYVVLPNKSSGETEQYSQHSDIDIVSNTSDVQAVKEKKLGLIGANFWNPGEVDFIRSYQPASVMVKETGDELTLSISDPTQTQDQITLELGKIGSKVMTKDDSIKVVQTSPYIKVEVDVAKSLGKTHTITFKTTANGGKLPSVAKIDVVMKDKVYRGDQVPVKMNISNSGKRVLPGGELAFNVPEGWVIDSANLNVPALHPNETYTLDAKLIIPEDVKYDNYKINAIL; encoded by the coding sequence ATGAGGAGACTAGGATTTAAGATGGTGTCCATTCTAGTAACCGTCTTGTTACTGGTACCAATGTTCACTGCTTTTGATGGAAAAGACGTTGCTGCCGCTGAAACAACAGATGAATACACCATGTTGCGTGAGAAGTGGAAAGGCTATTTAACTGGCGGATCCGGATTTGATCGTAATGATCCAGATATTTCTTCATTTGTAAAAGGAATAGACGCAAGGGTTACCAATGAAGAAGGCACTGGTGCTTGGGACACAATGGATCGTTCCGAAAACAGAAAATATTTATGGAGCGATTTGACAAGTACAACGGATTCAGCTGACGTATCTAACAATTATTACCGTTTAAAAGACATGGCACTTGCCTACTCCAGTGAAGGATCTAAGCTCTATCAAAACCAAGTGTTAAAACAAGACATTATTAGCGGCTTAGACTGGATGTATGCGAATCGATACAACGAAAAGAAGTCGGAGTATGGCAATTGGTGGAACTGGGAAATTGGGGCACCGATGACACTGAAAGATATTTTAGTAGTTATGTACGAAGATTTATCGGCTGATCAAATTGATAACTATACGAAAGCGATTGATCGATTTGTTCCGGATCCTACAAAACGGACAAATTATCCTAGTCTTAGAGAAACTGGTGCTAATAGAATGGACAAAGCACTTATTGTCATCATTCGCGGCATTGTTGGCAAGAGTAGCGAGAGAATTAGCACCGGAAGAGATGCATTGAGTCAAGTTTTCGAATATGTGACCGATGGAGACGGTTTTTATAAGGACGGCTCTTTCGTACAACATAATTACGTTCCATATAATGGAAGTTATGGGATTGTGTTGATGGATCATCTTGCGGATGTATTATATATATTGGCTGAATCAACGTGGAAGGTTACCGATCCTAACTTACAGAATGTGTATAACTGGGTGTTTGATTCCTTTGAACCTCTTATTTATAAAGGCGCGATGATGGACATGACAAGAGGAAGGGCGATCTCTAGAGAAGGGACACAAGATCATTCGGCGGGCCGATCTGTCATTATCCCGATTTTACAACTATCTGAAGCAGCTCCGCCTGATGTAGCGGTGAAAATCAAAAGCATGGTCAAGTATTGGATTGAATCAGATAAGACCTTTGATAATTATGTAGCGGGCTTGAACATTAACGATATGCTGCTCGTTAAAAGGGTAATGAAGGATTCTTCCATTACTCCTCGCGGTGAGTTGGTGAAACATCAAGTATTTGCAGCGATGGATCAGGTCGTACATAGAAGGCCGGGATTCGGTTTTGGAATGAGTATGTCCTCTAAACGAATTGCTAATTTCGAATATATTAATGGCGAGAATAAAAAGGGCTGGTATACCGGTGATGGTATGACTTATTTGTATAATAATGATTTAACTCAATTCAGCGATGGCTTCTGGCCGACAGTCGACATGTTTCGTCTTCCAGGCACAACAACTGACGGATCCCAAGGAACATTGAAAAACGATTATTACTACCTCAATTCAAAAACATGGGTTGGTGGCTCATCCATTGACGGGCTTTACGGAGCTACAGGTATGGAATTTGACTTGGAGAACAGCTCATTGACAGGAAAAAAATCGTGGTTCTCGTTCGATGATGAAATCGTGGCATTAGGTGCCGGCATTACAGGCAGCGATGATAAAAAGGCAGAAACCATCGTGGAAAATCGCAAGTTAAATGACAGCGGGAATAGTGCCTTAACGGTGAATAGGGAAACAAAATCGAATCAATTAGGTTGGTCGGAAACGATGGAAAAGGTGAATTGGGCTCATTTAAAGGGTGATGTACAAGGTGCCGACATTGGCTATTACTTCCCTGGAACTTCAACTGTATCTGGTTTGCGTGAAGCGAGAACCGGTTCTTGGAAAGACATCAATATAGGTGGTTCAGATAAGCAGATTACGAATAATTATATAAGTCTAGCTCTTGATCATGGTGTAAACCCAAATAACGCATCGTATTCATATGTAGTGTTGCCTAATAAAAGTTCAGGGGAAACGGAGCAGTATAGCCAGCATTCGGACATTGACATTGTAAGCAATACGAGTGATGTACAGGCGGTCAAAGAGAAAAAGCTTGGCTTAATTGGAGCTAATTTCTGGAACCCGGGGGAAGTTGATTTTATTCGATCTTATCAGCCAGCCTCCGTCATGGTGAAGGAAACTGGGGACGAACTAACATTATCTATATCCGATCCAACGCAAACACAAGATCAAATCACGCTTGAATTAGGCAAAATTGGATCGAAAGTGATGACGAAAGATGACTCAATTAAAGTAGTACAAACTTCTCCCTATATTAAGGTAGAAGTTGACGTAGCCAAGTCATTAGGAAAAACACATACGATTACGTTTAAGACAACAGCAAACGGAGGGAAACTCCCATCAGTCGCGAAGATTGACGTTGTCATGAAAGACAAGGTTTACAGGGGCGATCAGGTACCAGTAAAAATGAATATATCCAACAGTGGTAAACGGGTTTTGCCTGGGGGAGAGCTTGCGTTTAACGTACCAGAAGGATGGGTGATAGATTCAGCGAATCTTAATGTACCGGCGCTTCATCCAAACGAAACCTATACACTAGATGCAAAACTGATCATCCCCGAAGATGTTAAATACGATAATTACAAGATCAATGCCATATTATAA
- a CDS encoding YesL family protein: MELNGVMGRLYNGMDWITKLVYVQFLWLLGSIAGLVIGGLFPATMAMFAVLRKMIQREEEISIFQTFWVTFRREFWKANALGGIITLIGFILYFYLVFLKAHEGAAFVILYILVLSITFVFLITNLFLGPVFVHYQLRFFQYLKMSLLFCLSCPFHGISMIGGLVAFYFLMTYVPGLLPFLSVSLLAWFLMFIANLAFEKAKQEATAGKLSI, encoded by the coding sequence ATGGAATTAAACGGGGTAATGGGCAGGCTTTATAACGGAATGGACTGGATTACGAAGCTTGTATATGTACAATTTCTGTGGCTTCTCGGAAGTATAGCCGGTCTCGTTATCGGCGGGCTATTTCCGGCAACAATGGCGATGTTTGCGGTGCTTAGGAAGATGATCCAGCGAGAGGAGGAAATTTCCATTTTCCAGACGTTTTGGGTCACGTTTCGAAGGGAATTTTGGAAGGCGAACGCATTAGGCGGGATCATCACCTTGATAGGGTTTATCCTGTATTTTTACTTAGTTTTTCTAAAAGCGCATGAAGGGGCAGCTTTTGTGATTCTTTATATTCTCGTGCTATCAATCACTTTTGTTTTTCTCATCACGAACTTGTTCTTGGGCCCGGTTTTTGTTCATTATCAGCTGCGTTTCTTTCAATATCTGAAAATGTCTCTTTTGTTTTGCCTTTCCTGCCCGTTTCACGGGATTTCCATGATCGGCGGGCTTGTCGCATTTTATTTTTTAATGACATATGTACCAGGCCTGCTGCCATTCTTAAGTGTAAGTTTATTGGCATGGTTTTTGATGTTCATCGCGAACCTCGCCTTTGAAAAAGCAAAGCAGGAAGCAACTGCTGGGAAACTATCAATCTGA
- a CDS encoding glycoside hydrolase family 88 protein, which translates to MIKLIDKSIIDEGIQQKERFASRPLFTKGDAEKAIGHILNKIDQKLPRFTEQFPAPCTTNLRYEATENLEWTPGFWTGMLWLAYEVTGDTKYREVAEVQLAGFRERIEKRIMTNTHDLGFLYTLSCMAAYKLTGNQEARGIALKAADLLLERFHEKAGIIQAWGDLTNPKQRGRMIIDCNMNLSLLYWASEETGDPKYKHAAYQHILQAFNYIVRDDASTYHTFYMNPETGEPIKGDTHQGFSDESCWSRGQAWGMYGFPLSYLYTKDEQLLSVSKKLTHYFLNRLPEDDVCYWDLIFTDGEEERDSSAAAIAACGLLEMVKQLPVLDEDRMYYEHAALKIISSLSKQYVSSEDDAEEGVLLHSVYNKNFSHGVDESCMWGDYFYFEALVRLTKNWTLYW; encoded by the coding sequence ATGATTAAGTTAATTGACAAATCTATTATCGATGAAGGAATTCAGCAAAAAGAGCGCTTTGCCAGCCGGCCGCTGTTTACAAAAGGGGATGCAGAAAAGGCGATTGGCCATATTTTAAACAAAATTGACCAAAAGCTACCGCGTTTTACTGAGCAATTTCCAGCCCCATGTACAACAAACCTTCGCTATGAAGCGACCGAAAATCTCGAATGGACACCGGGATTCTGGACAGGAATGCTTTGGCTTGCTTACGAAGTAACGGGTGATACAAAATACCGTGAAGTTGCGGAAGTTCAACTGGCCGGTTTTCGGGAAAGAATTGAAAAAAGAATCATGACCAATACCCATGACCTCGGCTTTTTATATACCCTCTCCTGCATGGCTGCCTATAAATTGACGGGAAATCAAGAAGCACGAGGGATTGCCTTGAAAGCAGCAGACCTCTTGCTCGAAAGATTTCATGAAAAGGCGGGAATTATTCAAGCATGGGGAGATTTGACCAATCCGAAGCAGCGGGGCCGAATGATTATCGATTGCAATATGAATCTGTCTTTACTTTATTGGGCTTCAGAAGAAACCGGCGATCCAAAATACAAACATGCTGCCTATCAGCATATTTTGCAGGCGTTTAACTATATTGTCCGCGATGATGCGTCTACTTACCATACGTTTTATATGAATCCGGAAACTGGCGAACCGATTAAGGGCGATACACACCAAGGATTTTCTGATGAATCCTGCTGGTCTCGGGGGCAGGCTTGGGGAATGTACGGCTTCCCATTGAGTTATCTCTATACAAAAGATGAACAGTTACTTTCAGTAAGTAAAAAATTAACTCATTATTTTCTCAATCGGCTGCCTGAAGATGATGTCTGCTACTGGGATTTGATTTTTACCGACGGAGAAGAGGAACGAGATAGTTCAGCCGCAGCAATCGCGGCATGTGGATTACTGGAAATGGTCAAACAGCTGCCGGTTTTAGATGAAGATCGCATGTACTATGAACATGCAGCACTAAAGATCATTTCTTCGTTATCGAAACAGTATGTTTCTAGTGAAGACGATGCAGAAGAAGGCGTATTGCTTCATAGTGTGTACAATAAAAATTTCAGCCACGGGGTCGATGAAAGTTGTATGTGGGGTGATTATTTTTATTTTGAGGCGCTTGTCAGATTGACAAAAAACTGGACGTTGTACTGGTAG
- a CDS encoding DUF2264 domain-containing protein produces MNFNQIPIMKNPLKTREDIMEAVKQLCLPLVDFYSNGKSLLDVGRTSAISRNQVIQMEGFSRPLWGLVPFWKGGGTCPILEDVYLEGIRNGSNPDHEEYWGPITDVDQRMVEMAALSLGLILVPDKLWHPLTDQEKQNLYQWLNQINEKQPVDNNWLFFRVMVNTAFDTLGLPYDQILQEKTLTRLEEFYLGVGWFSDGNAPQVDYYIPFGFYFYGLIYAEVMKDKDPERSKRFKDRAKVFAKDFIYWFSEDGSSIPFGRSLTYRFAQGSFWSACAFADLEVYSWGVMKGIILRHLRWWLSKPIYHSDGILSIGYAYPNLIMAEKYNAPGSPYWALKIFLLLALDENHPFWAAEEEPLPELENTKGLLHPNMIISRDGDHVYALTSGQYALFEPAHTAEKYAKFAYSTAFGFSVPKSNFDLIQGAFDSMLVFSEENMYYRGRRKCEEVRMEDAAIFSRWKPWSNVEVETWLIPLEGWHVRIHKVQTDRKLTTAEGGFAIAREKEVSLDNFHQELAAEDGIATLCPWGVSGIINLFGERSSSLVLADPNTNVLHSSTSFIPTLHGEISPGTHLYATAVTGHNDSERGKTLWAQKPGLVLRNDNLVIVTHENKEVYEITGIIPATV; encoded by the coding sequence ATGAATTTTAATCAAATTCCGATAATGAAAAATCCACTTAAAACGAGAGAAGATATTATGGAGGCAGTAAAACAACTTTGTCTGCCATTGGTTGATTTCTACTCAAACGGAAAATCTTTATTAGACGTTGGCAGAACGAGCGCCATCTCAAGAAACCAAGTCATCCAAATGGAAGGATTTTCACGTCCGTTATGGGGGCTGGTACCTTTTTGGAAGGGCGGCGGCACATGTCCAATATTAGAGGATGTGTACCTCGAAGGCATCCGAAACGGCTCCAATCCGGATCATGAAGAATATTGGGGACCCATTACTGATGTTGATCAGCGGATGGTAGAGATGGCTGCTCTCTCACTGGGGCTGATTCTCGTTCCGGATAAACTGTGGCATCCTTTAACAGATCAGGAAAAACAAAACTTGTATCAGTGGTTAAATCAAATAAATGAAAAACAGCCTGTCGATAATAATTGGCTTTTTTTTAGAGTCATGGTGAATACCGCGTTTGATACATTGGGGTTACCCTATGACCAAATACTTCAAGAGAAAACGTTAACGAGATTAGAAGAGTTCTACTTAGGAGTTGGCTGGTTTTCAGATGGCAATGCCCCGCAGGTTGATTACTATATTCCGTTTGGCTTTTATTTTTATGGGCTTATTTACGCAGAAGTCATGAAGGATAAGGATCCGGAACGTTCCAAGCGATTTAAAGACCGGGCAAAAGTTTTCGCGAAGGACTTTATTTATTGGTTTTCCGAGGATGGTTCATCGATCCCCTTTGGCAGAAGCCTAACCTATCGATTTGCCCAAGGGTCATTTTGGAGTGCGTGTGCATTTGCCGACCTGGAAGTCTATTCATGGGGTGTGATGAAAGGGATTATTCTGCGCCATTTACGATGGTGGCTAAGCAAGCCAATCTATCATTCTGATGGTATTTTAAGCATCGGATATGCTTATCCAAATTTAATTATGGCGGAAAAATATAATGCCCCCGGTTCACCCTATTGGGCGCTTAAAATCTTCCTGCTGCTTGCTTTGGACGAAAATCACCCGTTCTGGGCAGCCGAAGAGGAACCGCTGCCTGAACTGGAAAACACGAAAGGTTTGCTGCACCCGAACATGATCATTTCAAGGGATGGAGACCATGTGTATGCTTTGACCTCCGGACAGTATGCGTTATTCGAGCCTGCCCACACAGCGGAAAAGTATGCAAAGTTTGCCTATTCCACTGCCTTTGGATTCAGCGTGCCGAAAAGCAACTTTGACTTAATCCAAGGGGCGTTTGACTCGATGCTCGTCTTCAGTGAGGAAAATATGTATTATCGCGGCCGCAGAAAATGTGAAGAAGTAAGGATGGAGGATGCAGCCATTTTTTCACGCTGGAAGCCATGGAGTAATGTCGAGGTAGAGACTTGGCTAATTCCACTGGAGGGGTGGCATGTAAGAATTCATAAGGTTCAAACGGATAGAAAGCTTACAACAGCCGAAGGCGGGTTTGCGATTGCGCGTGAAAAGGAAGTCAGTCTGGACAATTTCCATCAGGAATTGGCTGCTGAGGATGGGATTGCTACCCTTTGCCCATGGGGGGTGAGCGGGATTATAAATTTATTTGGTGAACGGTCTTCTTCCTTGGTGCTGGCTGACCCAAATACAAATGTTCTTCATTCTTCTACATCGTTTATTCCAACTTTACACGGAGAAATTAGTCCCGGCACACATCTATATGCAACAGCTGTCACAGGACATAATGATTCAGAAAGAGGGAAAACGCTTTGGGCTCAGAAGCCTGGATTAGTTTTAAGAAATGACAATCTGGTTATTGTGACCCATGAAAATAAAGAAGTTTACGAGATTACGGGAATTATCCCGGCAACCGTTTGA